From Cucumis melo cultivar AY chromosome 3, USDA_Cmelo_AY_1.0, whole genome shotgun sequence:
TGCATTGAGGCTTATACCGACTCTAATTGGGTAGGATCAGTAGTAGACAAAAAAATCTACCTCGAGGTAGACCTTTGTGTGGGGGTAACATAGTTACTTAAAGAAGTAAGAAGCAAAATGTTGTTGCTAAAAGTAGTGCCGAAGTTGCATACAAAGCTATGAGTTTGGAATATTTCTCAACATGTTTGTATGCATGacgtatatttaatttttttttttactaaaagaTTGACGTGTCTCCAACATGTTGTGTCctacttttttgaaaaatggCATGTCGCTATCTCACGTGTCGGTATCTGGTCTACGTCTGACGTAGACCTTGTGTTCTCTTTTCTACCTTTTAACAATTTACATAACTAGAATGATAGATTAAATTATCAGAATataaaataaaggaaaataaCACTAAACATCTTTATACTGTAGGTCCAAAACCATCAAAGACTTGCATATTTGCTTGTTAGACATAATGGAAGCAATAATGAGATTTATGCATGTATTGTAAGTGAAACAAGGGAAACTGTACCTCTCAGCCTCAATAACGTATCTGAGTCGTTCAGTTACATGAAAGTTATCAAGGGGAGCAAATCGAAAGCGGGTACACCTTGATTGTAATGCAGGAATAATCTTATTGACGTGATTACAGATAAGAGCAAACCTTGTATTTTTTGTGTATTTCTCAATTACTGCATGGAGACAAATATAGCAACAATAGGCATAGGGTAACGAAGCTCAATGAAAGTTAGAGAGAGATGAGAGAAGCAACATATGAGATAAACCTCTTCGTAAAGCAAACTGTGCATCTTTAGTCATGGCATCTGCCTCATCCAACAGAACCAATTTTACAGACGCTTTTACCCTGCAATTGAAGATGTTATAGACTGCACAAAAATGGGGTATTCTAAATAAATTGAATCATTATGTATAAAAGTCGTTTTGTATCAATAAGCCATCAGCCAATACCAAAAAAGTGTCAATAAGACACTTAGACACAATTTTTCCCTTTTATTGATACACATTGCATTGCAATGAAGGACCATTATATAATTCAAAAATGAAATAATCTGCTTGGTCACTGATGAATGATCAGCTGCCGGACGCATTATACTACACCGAACTCCTCAAACATACTCCCAATTTTACAGAGCATCTTTTATAATTTAGACTTTAGACTTTATACTTCAGACTGATTTCCAAGGAAGGCAAGAGGGAAAAAGAATGATAGATAGTTAATCCTACCCAAATGAAAAGCTTTGGGTACTTGCAAAATCCTGAATCTGCTGCCTGACAACATCTATCCCTCTATCATCTGATGCGTTCAGCTCCAAAATCATATTGTGGTAGTTTGTTCCATAAAGCTTGCGAGCAACCGCTAGAATAGTTGATGTCTTGCCAGTACCAGGAGGGCCGTACAACAGGAGATGTGGCAGCCTATTCTCACTGGTCAGCTTGTCGACTAATTAACGTTCCacataaaagaagaaaaccaaGAGACAACAAAAATAAGAACATTAAAAATGAAATATCAAGCATGGATTTTGTAAAACTAAGAAAATTAATTGGCAAACAAATGAATTCCTTATCACAATCGTCAGCTGTTTTAAACTAGTCTAAAAACTACAACGAGTCCCTAATACTCACCTACTTTCAGATTGAGTTTGAGATAGAAGGAAAGTAAAGAGTAAACCACTGAAAGCTTGAACCCTAATGTATTGAGCAGTCTATAATTTATGGTGTAGAAGGCTTACTGGTGTCAACAATGTCACGGTGAGCAGCAACATCAGCGAGAGACTTAGGCCGGAACTTCTCAACCCAGGGTATCGCTTTGCCGTCGGGTGCGGCGGCAGGACTGGCAACGTTTTTCCCCTTGACTGCCTTTTCAGCTTCGTTGTTGCCATTATCGTCGTCAATATCCATGACGGAAATTACTTCCGACATTGATGAACAATTTTGGAACTGAAACTGGACCGAGCTGCTTCGAAGTTCGGATTTTCTCTCGGCGTCGTGGTGGCTGCGTGATCGGAGACTGGAGTTGGACCGGctgagatttatttattttttaaattttcgatatcttttattattaataataataacaagtTAATTGGAAATATGGCGCCAAACAGATTCGGGGCAATCGAACGTAACCCTCGACTCCACCCGGGAAAGATAttctttttcctctctttcttcttttctctcttctctatgTTCGAATTCAAGagtttttcctcttcttttgaAAGGATTAGGGAAATTGTGTCTATAAATAAATCAGaattattttaagtttaatcgctctgttttctttaatatattacgttagaataaaatactttaaatctatataataaattaattcaAGATCgtttatgtcaaattgtcaagaCCATATTCTattgttaaaaataaattacatttCAGAATCTATGCCATGATGGTTGTAAAATGGCTATTGTTTTTCTCAATCAAAAAAGACATTTATTCTTTTGGTATGTTGGAGAACATAGTCCTAGGTTCTTTATATACTAGTTTAATTAGTATTTGCATTAAATCCTAATCGAATAGGCTTCTACCCATTTAGTCCATATTCAATTAGGAATCTTGGtcttataattaaataaatcacataataggctcaataaaataaaatagcccaatgtgataaattattaatttacataTATAACCCACACTTTatacgtattatttaaatacatCTAACAATCTCTTACTTGGACTATGTTTGTATTCCTGATATAATTAAATCGCATAAACCTTAAGCGCACATAAGTTCCTCTTTAGTTCAATTTGGTCCATCTTCTGTATTAGCATGGAACCAAAGCGGCTTTTGTCACTATCCTTGTAACTAAACTTCCTTGATCACCAATTTCAATACATTCAATGACATAGATCAAGTATGGATAGATAGCATAGAAACTACATGCAAAGTGATCTAGATCATGCCTGTTTCCAACTTATCCAAATTCTTTAGTGAGATCATTCTTAAAAAACTTTATGCTAAACCACATTTGCGAACTGCATGCATGATAAACAAGTTCACATAATAAAACATAAACATCAACTTTattctatataaaaaataaacaaattaaggTCAAAGAACATCCTTAATAACAAACTCCCACTAAACCATGGAATTAGAAAATTGACTAACACCAATATGAGCAACATACTCAAGGAAAACTTTAGTGGTGTACTTTTAGTTAATGGATCTGTCAACATCGAGTTTGTTCTTTATGTGTTCTATAAAAAATTTGACCATTCTGAACTTTTTCTTTCACAACTAGAAGCTTTACGTCTACGTGCTTTGACTTTATATTGCTTCAGTTGTTATTGGAAAACATTCACTACAAGAGACGAgggtactcccgacgccaaaaaacatcggcgaaaatgaaaagtacgtcgggaaaggatatcccgacgtaccaaacggcgtcgggaagaacgtcgggagaggctttcccgatgccgtgctcttttccgacgttttttccCAACGTTTCTTTACGTCgagaattcctttttatatatattttttaaatattttatttctactttttttcttataatattttgctcaaacattcacaacgatgttcagattgctcaaaaaaatttccgacattttggattaaattaacaaattgaatataaattaaaataattaagaaatatacaaatacaaattaaaaaatagaattaaaattaataatacgaataagttcactacaacaaaatatagttctcaaaatagaaaaaacataaacataagaaaaaatctcccaacgaggtgtgtatgcgcgtcattctacacattcggtcctaaaaatggtataaaaataactaagtttagtacataatcatatattgcaaaaacttaagaataatagatacatatacgtaccgcagagctagggatcatgtggtggtccccgttgtgcacgagttagttcttctatcatctttttcatattttccacttgtgaagctaatgtttggtgatttctatcttgtacttcaatccattccaaagcttcatgaagtttagcttgtaattcaatctctttttctgtaagactgcgaacaagatgtcgatgAACTACTTGCACTCGTCGTTCTGtaggccttcggcttgggtccccaaccaaggccttttgagtagcctggtcgtctactcaacacctgatcgcatatctcatcctcagagagtggttgactaccctctagggtaggctgggattggagttccagcatttgattctgcaacaaatgtaaaaactatgttaggtaacgcgcaaaaatatataatgaaagtggataattaataagggcataacttacatgcACATCCTTGGCGacctgcgacacgaatgtctcagctcgaacgtgtgtttcccggaataattccacacgatcgaccggctccccttttctttcagcgagctcatactgtcattgtagaaacgacttggacccgctactttgattgtaaggctgcttttgtctagcagccttgttcgtccgtgattgctcctgcattaaaacaattatgttgtttattttatattgtttatttcttatacatattaaaacttgttatcataattaatcatgacaaatacctagAATGCACgactgatataatggtcgcagaggaagtgtcaatcctcatcacgtccaaccaatgcgtttggtgggttggcacgagcctcctccgggtcggtgtactttttgaaatgtctatgacagtcggcccagaactctttaaaggtcgtgagcatctgatgctcaacaaatctgttcattgcttgatcattgaaatcaagcacaaacaatcgctacacattacaaacataacacattagattggttaaagttagatattcaaatgaaatcatataaaatatgtagtgcatttaattacctggaggtcgcccttgacgacctcaatgtattctctctcAACGTCTGCCCACTTAAAACAGCGGACGAGAAAtatctttcgcacgcacacgtctatcgcctggctgaagcgaacggcgtgtggagaaataggcttctccgctccaggggcgatcgtcatcggaatgcgtccatttattgcaacgtggcgctctaactccaatAGTCGAGACTGCgtacgtctcctaggagtcggagtcgcttgttgagaagaagaccctactcaataaatcgataataacatataaagttagacgaaaaaagaacatgaaatatttgtaagttaaaatgaagaaaattcttagacttacccgtattgtcgcccacagatgacgaccctcctgcgatgttatctaaatcgtcctcaaactggaggaacatatcgtccgtctccataaaatttgatcgtcgatatgatataatggctatggacatagaaaacaaacattcaataagcaaatacgaacacatagctataatcaaaatatataaactagatataaatatgtgggtacgtggTTTAATTTATCACTATAAATCGTCatcgcttgcatgtgacaagtgttcatccacatcgtcaatgaagtcgtcagtgacatgacgcacaaccgaacgattgtgggatcaatgtcatttctgcatagagtgtcatcctcgatgtgaTCATCCACTTGATGGCTTACAACAACTTCTAGTATATTAATATGGTCATTCTGAACATCCTCCACTTCTAGCACGTCTCATAtacgcttattttggatgacttgcacaactttccaattgctaccattttttggatcatctacgtaaaaaacttgatgtgcttgagtTGCAAGAATTACAAGTTCCTCCGCGTACCAAAAACAGGatgtgttgagagatttgtaccctacttcaacgtgtgttctttgacttttgtttacgtCGGTGTCATACCACCGATACTTAAATAGTCATACATTTCTTCCCAACGAATATTGTACGTGCAACACTTCGTCcagaacaccgtagaaattattATCGCTAGTTCcacttgcatcgctttcaccaatgaccattATTCCACTATTTTGAGTAGTACGTCAGGAATCAAGTTCAATAGTGTGAAATCTTACACCACCTAagatgcatccattgtaacaacgaaCGTCAAAGGATGGTCCCATCgctagtgagaagaaatcatcagATAGGTTTGCAGACTGACGCAGTTCTAACACCTATGCTCGAAACTATTCAGGGAATGTCTGTTCATGTATTTTATACAAATCCATAGAATTTTGAGCATGTCGACGTTGGAccctcaaatgtttcctaatatggatgagtttaatttctgtaagaacaatatataacaaatatttaaaaattacgaAGATGAGGAATATCCTTACTTGTGATACTGAGATATTTCGTCAGCATTATTCAGTATGTACCAAATGGAAGAGTCGTTTCTCTTCCTATGATATAGCACGAACACTTGATGCACCTAAGGGTCGTACTTTCctcttgaaaatttcaaagtcaccaattacctcgttctctgcaatggtatcatcattccgctcatctcttgtgaatcgagTCTCTATACCACGTAGGTAACATGAACAAAAGGTGCTTGATTCATTCATGCATAGGCTTCTACAATTGACCCCTCATGACGTGTTTTGTTTCTAACATACTGCTTTAACGTGCGTAGAATTCTTTCAATCGGATACATCAAACTATAAGAAATTGGACCAGTAATCttcgtttcatatggtaagtgaacggcAAGGTGTATCATAACGCTAGAAaaggcaggtggaaatattatttccaacttacaaagtatgattatgatatctgcttgcaatCTGTCTAGATCACTTACTCTAATCGTTCTGGCGCACAAGTcacgaaaaaaattacataattcggTTATAGCAGTATATACGTTCTTcggtaagaatgctcgaataccaattggtagcagtcgatgtaataaaacatgacaatcatgcGTTTTTAGTCATGATTTTTCCCctctctttcatgcacacatctCGATATATTGAAAACAAATCCATCGTTTATGTCCCTAAAACATAattaggtttgattagaaacatatctctctcactctctcacatccataacttactcccctgaattttcactatttttcaataactaacttcaaactatagaggctaccataactgcaggatatcCAACACAatctaattattaacaacaaaatacttcaaaatcttcgcatcctacaaaccccaccaaactacagaggctatcataactgcaggatagccaacacaatctaattattaacaacaaaatacttcaaaatcttcgTATCCTACAAACTcctccaaactacagaggctaccataactgcaggatagccaacacaacctaattattaacaacaaaatacttcaagtcatcttactaccaccccttgaaaccaacaaattcaaaacaaaaaagctaccataactgcaggatagccatctcaaatcaacaataaaagtattcaacacaaacaggctaccataactgcaggatagccaaaacaaatcttaacacacatattacattttcaattcaaaacataaaccccccttcaaatttaaatgtaatCATAACCCCCTCATTCAAATTAACCATAACTCCCTAcaaatttgaatgcaaccaTAACTTCCCCCCtcccccaaaaaaaaaatcaattttcaatttaactataaatctgtctctcccccccccccccctcccccctctaatttcaattttcaatttaacttaaaccctcttcccctcaattcaattttcaatttagctataaatctcccccccccccccccaattcaatttaactattaaccccctattcaatttcaattttcaatttaactataaaccccctccccccaattcaacccccattcagtttacatttaactataaactcccccctcaattcaattttctaaataaccctaaaccctaaatcattcaaatttcaattcaaccacaaattacacacattctatataaaaataaatttaacaaacaaaaatctattccaaaagaaaatcctaaaacaattttcctaaaaaaaccctaaaacataaatttaaactaaataaattttaatttttcacttacctaaagtggcagacggcgacggAACAACGGCGAGGGACGGTGACGGAAACGCTTGGATCTCTCTTTTCCCCCCTCGGCTTCGACAGCAATCTCCTCTATTTTCccctctcggtttcggttctgtaaaatacagaactgaaacgattaAAAAGAGGATTTACCGATGCAGTGCCGCGACATCGGGAAATCCCTAAAAAAGCATCGGGAAAAGGGGCATTCGCGAGTTCATTAAACGGTGTTCCCGACGCTCCGTAACACGTCAGGAAAAatccctattcccgacgccgttctCGATGCACTGTGCACGGCATCGaaaatagtttgtttttaaaaattaatttgccATTTTCTCAACGGCTACTGACCGACGCCTTCTTGATGCATCGGGAAAGAGTATTTTCCCAACGCGGTGTTcatggcgtcgggaaaactCTTATTTCCGACGTTCTTTGTGCCGACGTCTTTTTtggcgtcgggaatgctccattttcttgtagtaaTTATTGCTGAGTTATTGTCACAAAATAATTTTGTTGGTCTTCGTCAACTACTATTTGCAACCTAGTGACAAAATTTTGCAACCATATTCCATGACTAGATGCCTCATAACATGCTATAAACTTCACATCTATGGTAGAAGAAGCCATAAGTGTTTGTTTAACACCTTTCCAAAATATAACTCCTTCAACCAGCATGAAGTTATAGCCTGAAGTGGATCACAAACTATATTGACATCCAGCATTATCGGAATCAAACTATCAAATGATCTCCAAAATTTCTGATCTCCGATAAGTGAGCATATAACCTTTTGTTCTTTGTAAATACCTTATAACCCGATTGGCTACTCTCTAATGAGCCATCCTCGAGTTGCTCAAATATCTGTCTAACACTCCAACTATGAACACATTAGGCTTCCAACAACTTATGCACAGGGAATCTTATGCATCTCCTTAATCTTAAGTGTGGTCTCGGGGCATTGATCTAAATGAAATTTATCACCTTCAGCAACAGGGGTATCTTCTAGTGCACAATCTTTCATGTCAAATATACTCAAAAAATTTAATGTAGTTCTTTTGTGATAGTCTCAAAATACTAGAGCAGTCCCGCAGTATTTCTATTCCTAATACAAAAGAAGCATCACCAAGATCTTTCATCTCAAAATTCCTTTTGAGAAACCTCTTAATGTCATGTAATAAACCTACATCATTACACCCGAAAAATAGATTTACTCCCACTGAACTTGTGGTATACACAATCTTCTACTATATTCACCTCAAAATCAAAAGAGACAATTACTTCATGAAATTAGTGATACAATTGACGAGAGGCTTGTTTGAGACTATAGATGGATTTCTTCAAGTTTGCACATCATAGACTTTGAATTATTAGTTACAAAGTTTTCTGGTTGTACCATATAAATCGTCTCGACAATGTTTTCATTGAGAAACACAGTTTTCACATCCATCTGATGTAGCTTCAAATCTAAGTGAGCTACTAATGCCACGATTACCCTGGAAAGAGCCTTTCGATGAAATCGGAGAGAAAATCTCTTTGTAATCTTTTAAGTAAAATACTTTGCGACAAGACGAGCTTTATATCTTTAGATCTTGCCTTGTGAATCCCTTTTGATTTTAAATGTTCATTTACAACCTATGGGTTTCACTCCTGACGATAATTCAAAAAGTTTCTAAATGTCATTGTCTTTCAtagattttattttctcttccatagtgtttatccactTTTGAGAGTTAGAACTTTGTAAAACTTGTTGGAAGTTGATTGGATCATCTTCCATTATGCCAATGTCATTCTGATGTTCTTGAAGAAACATAATATAATCATCTAAAATTGTACTTCTCTTTTCTCTAGTGGATCTCCTTAATGGCACTTCTTGACATTGTTAAGTTTGCGCTTCAGGGACTTCATTGTTGTCTTGTTTTATAATTGGTTTCATAGTGAACTCAGGAATTGGAATCTGAACATCATCTATGGCCACATTAGGAAGAGAAACTAATTCCTCTTCAAAGACAACTTTCTTTATGTTATCTTCCCCTTCAAACTCAACATCCTTAAGGAATTTGGCATTTTTAGTCTCAAAAAATGATTTCGAAGTGGGATCATAAAACTTGAAACCCCGAGGATGCTCATAATACCCAACAAAATAGTAGTTAATAGTTCTTGGGTCCAATTTTCTTTCGTTAGGCTTGTAAGGCCTAGCCTCGGCTGGACAACCCCATAAATGAAGATGTCTAATACTAGGCTTTTTCCTGTCCACAACTCATAAGAGGTTTTAACTATTGCTTTAGTAGGTACCATATTGAGGATATATGTTGTAGTCTTTAAGGTATGTTTAGGGTGGGGTTTTTAAGAaaaaggattaggaaattgggccaaaccaAGAGTTATGATAAATGGGAATcagggttatcctaatccctaaataatcctatattctcctattttttcctttcttacaaccctatattaccctacccaaataactcaatccaaattttattattatttttttaaattactacaaccataactcttcccccaaacacatattattataacactattatcataattcatcttccaaacaaatactatcataacactaccttttatattccttcccccaaacacatattaccataacactaccaataataatctttacttcaaacacatattatcataacactagaaTATGATAATCTTAGGATTATTGTAATtcttttcccccataactctttccctcctcCAAACCCACCCTTAATGCCTCACCCTAGAGGGATTCTGGTAAAGAAGAACGACTAAGCATACTTCTTACCATATGTTTAAGTGTTTTATTTTGCCATTCCGCTACACCGTTCATGTTAGGTTTTCCTGACATAGTGTATTGCGGGACGATTCCACATTCCTCTAGATATTTGGTAAAGGGTCATGGACATTGTTTACCTGATCCATCATATCTATCGTAGTATTCACCACCACGATCAGACTTGACAaccttaattttcttttcaagttgAAGTTCAACTTCAGCTTTAAAAGACCTAAAAACGTCCAAAGATTGAGACTTCTCATAAATTAAATACAGGTacccatatcttgaataatcgTTTATAAACGTAATAAAGTATTGTTGTCCATTCCAAGAAGCCATAGGGAATGGGCCACAAATGTCTGTATGTATTAGTTTTAAGACGTCAGAACGTCTGTTGACACCTAATTAATCAAGAATTCTATCTGACAAAAGTCTCTAAATTCTCTGCTTATAGATGTGACCTAAACGCTTGTGCCATAACATAGCAAAATTCTCATTTAATTTACGCTTTGTACCACATGATTTAAACGGCAGGACCTTGTTAGATAAAGCATAAGAATCAAGCATATATATGTTATCAATTAAAGAATCGATATCAATAAGCTTGGAGTTTTGAAAAAGACTAACTTTATTATTTCCAAAAGGACAAGAAAAACCAAATTTGTCCAAACTGGAAATAGAAACTAAGTTTTGTCTAAATGAGTACAATAAAAATATCATTCAAATCCAAAAAGCAACCAGTTTTCAAAAGTAATCTAAAATTGACAATAGCTTCAACTTCAACTGCTTTGTCATCGCCCACATAGATGAATCTTTCAGCATCATTTGGCGATCGGCTCCGCATGCAACCCTAAATGGATATACTTATGTGAGTAGTAGCACCAAATGTACTCACCAAGTATCTGTAGGTACATAAGCTAAATTAACTTCAGAACAAACCAAAGTAAGAAGTTTACCCTTCTTTACACGCCATTTGGCATACTTGGGACAATTTTTCTTGAtatgacctttttttttttgtagaagaAACAAGGATTCTTCATAGCTTGTTTCTTATTCTGCTGAGATGTCCCTTCTACAGCATCCGTaggtttccttttcttcttaCCATGAAAGTTAGTTGCCAAGTGAACATTTTCTATCATTTCTCTCTTAATCCTATATTCTTCTTGCACACATTGTGAGATAAGCTCATTAATACTCCATTTATCCTTCTGAGTATTATAACTTATTTTAAACTGAGTGAATTGTGCAGGAAGAGAGATAAGTATCAAATGCACGAGTAAATTTTCATTTATCTCGATATCAAGTGCCTTTAGTTTACCAGCAAGATTGGACATTTTCATAATGTACACCCTGATGTTTCCATTGCCTTTATACCTCATGGAAGTTAAAGTAGTCAAAAGACTACTTGCTTcccctttttcatttttagcaaaatatttttcaacttCAGCAAGGAACTTTTTGGCATTTTCACTTTCAGTGATAGAACCCCGAAAAGATTCTGAAATGGAGTGCCTAATAATCATCTGACACATGCAATTTAATCATTCCCACTTTTCAATATTAGTCGTATCCGGCTGT
This genomic window contains:
- the LOC103504076 gene encoding replication factor C subunit 5, with protein sequence MSEVISVMDIDDDNGNNEAEKAVKGKNVASPAAAPDGKAIPWVEKFRPKSLADVAAHRDIVDTIDKLTSENRLPHLLLYGPPGTGKTSTILAVARKLYGTNYHNMILELNASDDRGIDVVRQQIQDFASTQSFSFGVKASVKLVLLDEADAMTKDAQFALRRVIEKYTKNTRFALICNHVNKIIPALQSRCTRFRFAPLDNFHVTERLRYVIEAERLDVTESGLAALVRLCSGDMRKALNILQSTHMASQHITEEAVYLCTGNPMPKDIEQISFWLLNEPFSDSFKRISEIKTRKGLALVDIVREVTLFVFKIKMPSNIRVQLINDLADIEYRMSFGCNDKLQLGSLISSFTRVRSALVAAAQ